The Mycolicibacterium cosmeticum sequence CGGCGTCGTACCCGGTCAGCCGATCGGATTCGCCCGCCAGACCGCGCTCAGGGTCACCCCGACAGCGGGCAGCAGCCTGCGCAGCAGCGGCAGACTCAGCCCGATCACATTGGACGGGTCGCCCTCGATGCCGTCCACGAACCAACCGCCGAGGCCGTCGAGGGTGAATCCGCCTGCGACCCAGAGCGGTTCGCCACTGGCCAGGTACGCCTCCAGGTCGGCAGGTTCCGGCGTGCCGAAATGCACCGTGGTGTGCGCCGTTTCGCCGACACGGGCGACGACGGCGCCGTCGCGCAGCCGCAGCACGGTGTGCCCGGTGTGCAGGACGCCGGGGCGCCCGGCCATGGCGTGCCACTGCGCGCGGGCGGCGTCGACACTGCCCGGTTTGCCGCACAGCCGGCCGTCCACCTCGAGCATCGAATCACAGCCGATGACAACGCAATCGGCGCCGATACCGGCCGGCAGCGATCCGGCGACCCGGTCGGCCTTGGCCGCCGAGAGCGCCAGCACCACCTCGGCCGGGACAGCCCCGGCCAGCGAGGCGACGACGGCATCCTCGTCGACGTCGGAGACCACCACCAGCGGCTCGACCCCGGCCTGGCGCAGCACCGACAGCCGGCCCGCCGAGGCGGACCCCAGGACCAGCCGGGTCAAGCGCTCAGTGCCTCATGTGGGTGCGCTCCAGCAGCGTGACCCGCTGCCAGCTGTGCACCTGGTAACGCAGCTTGTCCACCGGGTGGCCCCACAGGTCCCGGGCCGGCGGGGTGGTGTCGACCGGCCCGCCGCCGGCCGCGGACAGCACACCGATCAGGGCGGCCAGTTCCTCGGCGGTCGGGTTGCCCTTGACCACCTGGATGTGCGGCTCGTGCGCCGCGGTTTCGTTCTCGGACACCGTCGTTGACTCCTCGGCCCCGCTCACAGTGGAATGTTCCCGTGCTTCTTCGGCGGCACCGAGCTGATCTTGCGCTCCAGCAGCCGCAGCGCGGTGGCCACGTAACCGCGGGTGTGCGACGGCGGGATGACCGCGTCGACGTATCCGCGCTCGGCCGCGACGTACGGGTTCACCAGCGTGTCCTCGTAGTCCTGCTGCAGTTCCAGGCGCAGCGCGTCGACGTCCTCGCCCTTGGCGGCGGCGTCCTTGAGCTGCTGGCGGTACACGAAACCGACCGCGCCGGAGGCACCCATGACGGCGATCTGCGCCGTCGGCCAGGCCACCACCACGTCGGCGCCCATGTCCTTGGAGCCCATCACGCAGTACGCCCCGCCGTAGGACTTGCGGGTGATGACGGTGACCTTGGCGACCGTCGCCTCACCGTAGGCGTAGAGCAGCTTGGCGCCGCGCCGGATGATGCCGTTGTACTCCTGGTCGGTGCCGGGCAGGAAGCCGGGCACGTCGACCAGCAACACGATCGGGATGTTGAAGCAGTCGCAGGTGCGGATGAACCGCGCCGCCTTCTCCGAGGCGTTGATGTCCAGGCAGCCGGCGAACTGGGTGGGCTGGTTGGCCACGATGCCGACGGTGCGGCCGTCGACCCGGCCGTAGCCGACGATGATGTTGCCCGCGTAACCGGCCTGCACTTCGAGGAACTCGTCGTCGTCGAGGATGCGCGAGATGACCTCGTGCATGTCGTAGGGCTGGTTGGGCGAGTCCGGGATCAAGGTGTCGAGCTCGAGGTCCTCCTCGGTGAGGTTGTCCTCGATGGCGCCCGGGTGCGGCGGCGCCGCGAACCGCGGCGGGTCGGCGTAGTTGTTCGACGGCAGGTAGCTCAGCAGGTCCCGGACGTAGTCGAAGGCGTCCTGCTCACCCGAGGCGACATAGTGCGCGGTGCCCGACTTGGCCATGTGGGTGTGCGCGCCTCCCAGTTCCTCCATGGTGACGTTCTCGCCGGTGACGGTCTTGATGACATCCGGACCGGTGATGAACATCTGGCTGGTCTGGTCGACCATGATGATGAAGTCGGTCAGCGCGGGGGAGTAGACGTGCCCGCCGGCCGCGGCTCCCATGATCAGCGAGATCTGCGGGATGACACCCGAGGCCAGGATGTTGTTGCGGAAGATCCGGCTGTACAGGCCGAGCGAGACCACGCCCTCCTGGATGCGGGCGCCGGCGCCGTCGTTGATGCCGATGAGCGGGCGGCCGGTCTTGATGGCCAGCTCCTGGACCTTGACGATCTTCTCGCCGTAGACCTCGCCGAGGCTGCCGCCGAAGACGGTGGCGTCCTGGCTGAAGATGCACACGTCGCGGCCGTCGATGGTGCCGTAACCGGTGACCACGCCGTCGCCGACGGGGCGGTTGTGCTCCAGGCCGAAGTTCGTGCTGCGGTGCTTGGCCAGCGCGTCGAGTTCGACGAACGACCCCTCGTCGAGCAGCGCCAGCACGCGCTCGCGTGCGGTCAGCTTGCCCTTGGCGTGCACCTTCTCCACGGCCGCTTCACCGACCGGGTGCTGCGCCTCCTCGGCGCGCTTGCGCAGATCAGCCAGCTTGCCGGCGGTGGTGTGGATGTCGACTACGTGCTCTGCCGCCGGTTCAGTAACGCTCGTCATGGGTGTCGATGCTAGCGGCACTTCTAAGAACTGCATAAGAGAGGTGCGAGTTTTGTCACTGTGTCGCCCCCGGAGGTGAAGCTGTGTCGGTGCCGCCCGCCGTCCGCGACTCCATCGCCGCCCTGCTGCTCGACCGGGTCGGTGACCACCGGCTCGGCCTGCGCACCCGCGAGCGGGACTGGACGTGGGACGAGGTGGTCGCCGAGTCCGCCGCGCGCGGCGCGCTGGCGCGGGCGTTGCGCCGCGAGGAACCGTTCCACGTCGGGGTGCTGCTGGCCAACGTCCCGGATTTCGTGTTCTGGCTCGGCGGGGCCGCGCTGGCCGGGGCCACCGTGGTCGGGATCAACCCGACCCGGGGTGAGCGCGAACTGGCCGCCGAGATCCGGCACGCCGACTGCCGGCTGATCGTCACCGACCGCGCGGGGGCCGGCCGGCTGCACGGATTGGACCTCGGCCTGGGGCCCGACCGGATCCTGGTGGTCGACACGCCGGAATACGCCGCACTCGTCGAGGCCCATCGCGTTGCGCCGGCCGCCGCGCCGGGCGTGGATGCCGACAGCCTGCTGCTGTTGCTGTTCACCTCCGGCACCACCGGCGCCTCCAAGGCCGTCAAATGCAGCCAGGGCCGGTTGGCCCGGATCGCCTACACCGCCGTGCAGAAGTTCGGGCACCACCGCGACGACGTGGACTACTGCTGCATGCCGCTGTTCCACGGCAACGCGATCATGGCGTTGTGGGCACCGGCGTTGGCTGTCGGCGCGACGGTGTGCCTGACGCCGGCGTTCTCGGCGTCCGGGTTCCTGCCCGACGTGCGGTATTTCGGGGCGACGTTCTTCACCTATGTCGGCAAGGCGCTCGGCTACCTGATGGCCACCCCCGAACGCGCCGACGACGCGGACAATCCGCTGCAGCGCGGTTTCGGGACCGAGGCCTCGCCCGACGACCAGGCCGAATTCCGGCGCCGGTTCGGTGCCGAGTTGTTCGAGGGGTACGGCTCCAGCGAGGGCGGCGGCGCCGTGGTCCTGGCGCCCGACGCCCCGGCCGGGGCGCTCGGCAGGCCCGCCCACGACGGTGTGGTGATCGTCGACCCGCAGACGTTGATGGAGTGTGCGCCTGCGGTTCTGGACGAGCACGGCCGGGTGCGCAACCCCGACGACGCCGTCGGCGAGATCGTCGACAAGTTCGGCACCCGCACCTTCGAGGGCTACTACCGCAACGACGACGCCGACGCCGAGCGCATCCGCAACGGGTGGTACTGGACCGGTGATCTGGGCTACCGCGACGCGGCGGGCTTCCTCTATTTCGCGGGCCGGCGCGGTGACTGGATCCGGGTGGACGGCGAGAACATCTCCGCGCTGACCATCGAGCATGTGCTGCGCCGGCATCCACTGGTGGTGGCCGCCGGGGTGTACGCGGTGCCGGATCCGCGGTCGGGTGATCAGGTGATGGCCGCGATCGAGGTGGCCGATCCCGACGGCTTCGATGTCGCGGCATTCGCCGAATTCCTGTGCCGGCAACGTGATCTGGGTTCCAAAGGGCTGCCGCGCCTGCTGCGGGTGTCCGCGCAGCTGCCCGTCACCGGTTCCAACAAGGTTCTCAAACGGGAACTGCGACAACAACGTTGGCGCACCGATGAGGCGGTGTACCGGTGGGTGGGCCGCGCCGGTGCGGGGCCCCGGTACCGGCTGATGGACGAGGCCGACAAGCGGTCATTGGATGCCGAATTCGCCGCCCACGGCCGGCAGCGTCACGTCTGACCGGGTCGGGCGGGCTTGCGCAGCACGATCACCGAGAAACTGGCCAGTCTCGGGATCGGGTGCCTGCGCAGGAAATTGCTCTTGGCGTTCTCCAGGGCGTGCAGCGGCGGGATGACCGAGTAGTAGGTATGCCCGAAGCTTGACTTCCACTGCTCGACTTCGAACCCGAACTCCTCGAACTTCCGGAAGGCCGTCTTGGTCGGGCCGGTGGTGCCGCGGTAGTAGGCCGGGAACTTCTCCAGATTGGGCATGTCCAGACGCCCGGGCTGCACCTTGTCCAGGATCCTGCGCGCGGTGTGCTCCGGGATCATCTTGTTGACCAGGAACGGGAATGTCCCCAACGCGGGGAAGAAGTGCACCGACAGTCCGCCCGGCCGCAACAGGTTGTAGCAATTCTGATGGAACACAACGGGATCGGGCAGGTGCTCGCAGAGCATCTTGGAGAACACCAGGTCGTAGGTGCCCAACTCGTCCTCGATCGGCTGGCACAGGTCGGCAACCCGGGTCCGGACGTCGACGGCGGCCTTGCCGAGTTCGACCTCGGAGATGTCCACCACCACCCGGTGTTCGGCGAATCCCCACTTCTGCGCGTCGCCCACGACGGGGTTGGCGCCACCGCCCAGTTCGGCGACCGCGCGTACCCCCTCCCGTCGCGCCAGTGCCAGGACCGACTCGTCATAGCCCTGCCACAGTTCGGTGAAGTCGCAGTATTCGACGGCGCCCGGTGTCCCGGGCGTCTCGGTGAGGTAATCCAGCGTCATCGGCTTGCCCCCGCAAAGTCGTCAGATGAAATTCGGACGCTACCGCCGGCCGTCATGCGGTGGGTGAGATTGGACGAAAATCCTCTCGATCGGTGCCCAGGGGCCGCTGCGCGTCAACAGATTTCGTGTCCGCGTCAATTTCCGCCGGGATGATCTCCGCCCTCCGGATGCGGCATTTCCCGAGCATCCGCGCGCCCGGTATGTGACGGGTGAGCAAAACTGCGGCATTCGCGGACCGCGATGTATTTGCTCGTTCAAGTACATGCGTGGGTCCCGGGGCCGCGGGTGGCGGGCCGCGCCGGCGTCGCGAGCGCGGAACGCGTTTGCGTGGTCAACTATCAGCAACCCCGGGAGTGACCGATCCGATGCCGATGACGGAGGACAGTGCCGGTGAAGCCGCTGAGCAGCGATCGAACCTACGGCCCGTCGGCTTTGCTGTCGGATATTAACGGGGTTGGTAACATACCGCTCGACAGGCTCGTGTGGGCCGGCCCGGCCGGTCCGTCGTGGGGATCGCCGATCCAGTGTCGAGGACATATGCACCAGCCAATGGGAGGCAGGATCGCTCGTGGAACCGATGGCTGAGGTGCGGCGCAGATTCGACGGTGTCGACGGTCCCAAGGTGGCGATCGCGCACGACTACCTGACGCAGCGTGGCGGCGCCGAGAAGGTCGTGCTCTCCATGAGCCGGGCGTTCCCGGACGCGCCGATCTACACCTTGCTGTACGACCCGGAGCACACCTATCCCGAATTCGCCGACCGCGATGTGCGGGTGTCCGGCGTCAACCGGATACCGCTGTTCCGCCGCAATCACCGGCTGTCGCTGCCGGTGCTGCCGGTCGCGGCGTCGTCGATGTTCGTCGACGCCGACGTCGTCGTCACCAGCAGCAGCGGCTGGGCGCACGGCTTCCGCACCAACGGGCGCAAGCTGGTGCACTGCCACACCCCGGCGCACTGGCTGTACGCGGCGGACTACTACTTCAAGCCCGACGGGGACCGGCTCAAGCGCGCGGTGCTCAAGACCGGCGCACCCTACCTGCGGTCCTGGGACCGCCGCGCCGCCCGGACCGTGGACCGCTACCTGGCCGTCTCGACCACCATCCGGGACCGGATCAGGGATGCCTACGGCATCAGTGCCGACGTGCTGCCCTCCCCGGTGGCCATCAAGGAGACCTCCACGCTGGAGGCGGTGCCCGAGGTGGAGCACTGGGCCGGTGCCGACGGCGACTCCTTCTATCTGTGCGTGTCCCGGCTGCTGCCGTACAAGAACGTCGAGGCCGTGATCCGGGCGTTCGCCGGGTCGCAACGTCGCCTCGTGGTGGTGGGTCACGGCCCCGAGGCCGCGCACCTCGAACGGATCAAGACTCCCAATGTGGCCATGCTGTCCGCGCTGACCGACGCCCAGATGGCCTGGCTGTACCGCTCGTGCAACGCGCTGATCGCGGCCAGCTACGAGGACTTCGGCCTGACCCCCATCGAGGCGGCGGTGTGTGGCCGACCCAGCGTGGTGCTGCGCTGGGGCGGCTTCCTGGACACCGTCGTCGAGGGCCGCACCGGGGTCTATTTCGACCGGCCGGAACCCGACGCGATCGCCGGCGCGCTGGACCGATTCGAGGCGGCCGACTTCGATCCGGACACGCTGCGCGCCCACGCCGACCGGTTCACCGAGGCGCGCTACGCCGAATCGCTCTACGCCGCGGTCGACGAGCTGGCCGCCGAACGCGACGGCGCCGGCCGGGATGCCGATCGGTGAGCGGACTGTAACGACTCGACGGGCGGCGCCGCTGCCTGGATGGCTATGGTTGTGACGCAAATCCTCGAAGGAGTTAACCGCCCATGACCCGTGAACCCGCGTCGGCCGATCCCGCGGATGTCGCCCGCAAGCAGGCGGCGGCCCCCGGCTTACGGACCCCGCCCGCTCCCGTCTGGGTGCTCAACGACGAGGGCCGGGTCATCGACTACAAGATGCAGGGCATGACCCGCGGCCGCAAGATCCGGAACCGGCTGGGCGAGTTGATCTTCAACAGCTTCATCACCTTCATCCCGTCGCACACCATCCGGCAGGGCTTCCTGCGCCTGATGGGTGCCAAGATCGGCAAGAACTCGTCCATCCTGCGCGGCACCACCGTGCTGGACATCGAGTTCCTCACCATCGGCGACGGCGTGGCCATCGGTTTCCGCTGCCTGCTGGATTCGCGCGCCGGCCTGTACATCGGCAACAACGTCACCGTCGCCAGCGATGTGCACTTCATCGGCGGCGGGCACGACATCAATCACCCCGACTTCCTGCCGGTGCCGATCCCCACCGTCGTCTGCGACTACGTGTGGATCGCGTCGCGGGCGATGGTGCTGCCCTCGCTCATCGGGCGCGGCGCCGTGGTGGCCGCCCACGCCCTGGTGAACAAGGACGTGGGTGAGCTGGAGATCGTCGGCGGCGTCCCGGCCAAGGTCATCGGGAAGCGCGACGCGGACGCGCTGAAGTACGAAAACAAGCATCGGCCGCTGTTCTACTGATGACCGCGTTCGCCGATCACCGGCTCGTCTTCGTCGCGCCGGCCGAGGGCCAGACGGCGGTGGGCGACTATGCCGAGGACCTCGTCACCGCGCTGCGCCCGCATTTCGGGGAGATCGCCGAGCACCGGACCCTGGGACCGGGCGGCGACAGCCTGGCCGACCTGCGCCGGCACCGCGCGCAGGTGCGCAGGCTGATCGCCGAGGGCCCGCCGGGCCGGACCCTGGTGCACGCCGAACTGTCCACCGGGGTGCTGCCGACGTTCTGGTCGGTGGCGGGGATCGACGGCGTTCCGGTGACCGCGACCGTGCACGACCCGCCGCAGGGGCTGTGGTTCCTGGCCCGCACCCGTTTCATCGCGAAATCCCGGCTGCTCACCCACGGCATCCACTACCCGCTGCGGCCGGTGTCGCGCGCCATCGAGGGCGTGGTGCACGGCGAGCGGACCCTGGTCGCGCTCACCGAGACCGGCCGGCAGTCCATCGAGCGCACCTATCCGCGCACCCGCACCGCGTTCATCCCGCACCTGGTGCGCGACCGGCCGGCCATCACGCCGGCGCAGGATCGTCCCAAGGCGGTCGGATTCTTCGGATTCGTCTACCGCGGAAAGGGATTCGAGGAAATCGCCCGTATCCGCGCGGAGCTGCCCGACGACATCTTGATCCGGGTGGCCGGCCGCGGCACCGAGTCGCTGCCGCGGGCCGACGGTATCGAGATCCTGGGCGGGGTGGACGGCCCCGCCGAGGACGCCTTCTTCGCGTCGGTGCGGGCCATCGCGCTGCCGTACGGCAAGCGGCACTTCTACGCCGAGACCTACCCGGCCTCCGGCGTGGTCGCCCACTCCATGGCCTACAGCACCCCCGTGGTGTGCACCGGGTACGGTTCGCTGGCCGAACTCGGCACCGCCGACGGGGTGGTCACCGTGCCGCCCGTCGAGGGTGAGGTGGCCGCCGGCCTGGCCCGCGAGATCACCGCGCTGCTGAACGACCGCGACCGGCTCACCGAACTGGGCCGCAACGCCGATGCTGCCCGGCACGCCCGCTCGGCCGCGCGCACCGCCGAGGCGTTCGTGCAGTTGTGGTCGCGCACCCTGGCCGGACAGCCGGAAGATGCCTGAACCGGCGCCCGAGCAGGTCTCCCGAGGGACGGACGAGCACGCCGGCACCTCCCGGCACCTGATCCAGACCCTGTGGGCGGTGTTCTGGTTGTACGGCGGCCGCGGTGTCGGGCTGCTGTGGACGGTCCTGCTGATCGGGCACCTCGGCGTCGCCGACTACGGCCGCTACGGCATGGCCTATGCGTGCTTCTCGCTGATCGGGCCGCCGCTGGACAACCCGTTCGCGGTCCGGTCGGTGCGCGAGTCGCAGGAACGTTTCCTCGCCGAACGCACCACCCGCTATCTGCTCGGGGTGTCGCTGATGCTGGTCGGCGCCGCTCTGGTCGAGGTCAACTACATCGCCTGGTTCGGGTTGTTCGTGGCCGGCGGCGAGATCGCGCTGAAATCCTGGCAGAGCCAGGCCGCCAGGGACGGCCAGCCGCAACGTGTCGCACAGATCGACACCTTCCGTCAGGTGGCCAGCGTGGTGATGGCCGCCGGCTACCTCTTCATCGCCGACGAACCGACGCTGCAGGCGGCCAGCTTGTGGTTGGTGTCGCCGTACGCCGTGGCTGCGGTGGGCATCGCCTTCGTCGTGCCGCGGCACCGGCCGGGACTGCCGGGTTCGCCCAAACTGATCGCCATCCTGGTCGGTGAAACCCTCGGGCTGGCCGCCTATCTGCAGGGCGACGTGCTGCTGCTGGGCTGGCTCACCAACGACACCATCGTCGGCTATTACGCCATCACCACCACTGCCACCATCGCCGTGGTCGCCGTCGGGCAGTCCTTCGGGATGTCCTACAACCACACGCTGCGGGCGGGGGAGGGCGACCTGTCGGCCGGCCCGCCGCTGAAGAGCACGCTGATCCTCGGCGCGGCGGCGGGATTGTTGATCCTGCTCGCGGGCATCGGTCTGCTCATCTCGCCGGCCCCCGAGCAACTCGCGGTGGCGATGATGGTCATGTCACTGTTCTGCGCCATGCGCACCATCAGCTCGGTGTTCCAGGCGGTGCTCTACAACCAGCGCCGGGACGGGATCCGGCTGGCCGCCAACCTCGGTCTGGTCCCGGTGAAGTTGGGCCTGGTCGCGCTGCTGGTCGGTGCGGGCGCGGTGGGCGCGGCCATCGCCACCGTGATCACCGACGCGATCCTGCTGGCCATCTACGCCCGCGTGCTCTACCGGAAAGTGGATCGGTGACGAGAACCAACCCCAGAACCGAGGTGGCGTTCCTGCTGTCCAAGGATCCCGTCGCCGAGCACGGCGGCGACCTGGAGCTGTCCCGGCTGGTGATGGGCCTGGCCTCGGATTCGTATGCGGTGTCGGCGATCTGCCTGTCGCACCAGCCGCCCGGCCGGTTGGACGCCGATATCGTCCCCGGGGGCCTGCCGCTGACCCGGGTGCCCAAGTCGGGCGTGCGGCCGGCGCGACTGCTGATCGATGCCGCCCGCACCCGGCGCAGCCTGGTGCACGTCCGGTTCGACAACGACGCGCTGGTCCGTGCCATCGACGCCTCGGCGGCCGACATCTTCGTCGCGGAGCACAGCTACATGGCCGAATCCTTCTTGCGCAGCCGGCATTCCGGCTCCGCCCGGTTCGTGGTCAACACCCACGTCAGCGAGTCACTGGTGTGGCGGGCGAGCCGCGGCCTGCTGGGCCGGCTGCAGGTCGGTCAGCTGCTGCGCGACGAGGTCCGGGTGGCCCGCGCCGCCGACGCGGTCGGCACGTTCGACGCCGAGGAGGCCGAGTTCTACCGCGGGCGCGGGGTGCGCGACGCCCGCTGGCTGGACCTGACGCTGCAACCGCTGGATCAGGTCGACGTGGCCGCCACGCCGCCCCGGCTGGTGCTGATGGGCACCCGGGACTGGCCGCCGAACCAGGAGGCCTTCCTGGAAGCCCTGCGGCTGTGGCCGCGGATCTGTGCCGGTATCCCCGGCGCGGAGCTGTGCGTGATCGGCGCGAAACACTCCAGTGCGCCGGATCCACACTACCCCAGCGGAGTTCGCGATCTGGGGTTCGTCGACGACCTGCCGGCGTTCCTGGCCACCTGCCGGTCGATGATCGCGCCGATCCGCACGGGTGGCGGTGTGCGGGTCAAGATCCTGGACGCCGCCAGGATGGGGCTGCCGGTCGTCGGCAGCAGCCCGGCCGTCGGGTCACTCGGGCAGCTGCTCGAGCTCGGGGTCCACGACGACGACGAGGCGTTCATCGCCGAATGCCGGCGCTACCTGCTCGACGCCGGTGCCGCCGCGGACGCCGGCGACCGGCTGTACCGGCTGAACCGTCAATATTGGGAGCAGCGGCGCCCGCACCGCACCGTCGAGGGACTGTTGTCGGGGACGGCACCGGCACAGGCCGGCTGACCGCGACTAACCCGGAGCGCGGGCCGGGGCCGCGGTGGCCGGTATCCGCGCCGCGCCCGGCGCGGTCTCGACCACCTGGGCCGTTTGCCGGAGTTCGTCGGCGTACGCCAGGAAGGTCAGGAAGATCGTGTACAGGAACACGATCTGCGGGATGACCACCACGGGGTGATCCAGATTCAACGCGACGACCGAGAAACCGATAAAGACACCGCCATACAGAGCGCGGGGTAACGAGTTTGCTCGCAGCAGCCGGAATCCGATCACGCACCCGATGATCACCATCGCGATGAACGCGATGCCGACAAAGATGCCGGCGCGGTGGATGGCGATCAGCGGAGCATTGGAGACGAAATTCTGGATAAATGCGTAGGCGCCGTCTTTGAATTCGCGCTGCGACCAACCCCAGCCGAACAACCAATGCCCGCTCATGCGGCCGGGGAATTCGCGGATCGAGTCCATGCGGTCGGTGGCGCCGGCGTCATTCGAGCCCAGAGTGCCCAATAGTCGGGTGCGCACCGAGGGCACCAGCATGGCCGTCGTGAACGCCACGATGAGCGCACCCACCAGCAACTGGCGATCCCGCGAGCGCATCTTGTGGAACAGGAACACCAGGGCCACGCCCACCAGGGTGGTGACGATCGCCGACCGGCTCAGGGTCAGGGCGATGGCCAGGCCGAGGATGGTCACCGCGACGGCCCGCTGCCAGCCCACCAGCAGGATCATCGCGATGACGAAGGCGATCACCAGGCCGATTCCGGCGGCGTTGGGATCCAGCCACAGGCCGCCGAGGCGGGTGAAGCTCTGGCTGCCCATACCCACGGCGAACCGGTCCGTGCGCGGCAGATTCGAGACACCGCCGGTGAAATAGAACCGCTCGGTGTTGGCCACCGCATAGCCGAACAGCCGAAATGGCTGCAGCAGCATCTGATTGGAGCCAATTGCCACCGACGCGATACCGAATGCGGCATTGAATGTCGCCGCGTAGACGAAGATGCGGCCGAATTTGGCGAGATGTTCGGCGGGCAGCGCGAGCAGGGCGAAGAACGCGGATGTCGCGATGGCCCATTTCGTGTAGTCCATGACATTCACGATCGAGGTGTAGGTGCACACCATCGCGATGCCGGAGACGATGACCAGAATCAGCACCGCCTTGGCCAGCGTCGGCCACCGCTTGGTCGCGGTCGGGTGCACCCACGCGGCGAGCAAAGCCCCGGCGGCGAACGGAAGGTACAGCGGCACGTGCACACCGGGGAAGTAGCCGAACGGCAGCGCGCCGATGGCAATCGCCATGCCCCAGTACAGCCACAGCGGATGACGCAGCCCGATGTACACACCGACGGCGAGCGCCAGCAGCGCGGCGACGCCCAAGATCGCGATTTTCCCGCCGACCGCGGCGGCGGCGCCGACGCCGGCGGCCAACACAATGATTACGGCGCCGATGAGCACATCGCGCCGGGATATCGCGCCCAGATTCATTTCGGACCCGCCCTCATCCGGCAATGATGTCCACTGCATTGTTGCACCCGCCACGCATTTAACTATCCTTGCATTGGTTTCGCTGGACGTGCCACCAGGGTGCGGCCGGCATCCGGTGTGCAACCTTGTCGC is a genomic window containing:
- a CDS encoding class I SAM-dependent methyltransferase; the protein is MTLDYLTETPGTPGAVEYCDFTELWQGYDESVLALARREGVRAVAELGGGANPVVGDAQKWGFAEHRVVVDISEVELGKAAVDVRTRVADLCQPIEDELGTYDLVFSKMLCEHLPDPVVFHQNCYNLLRPGGLSVHFFPALGTFPFLVNKMIPEHTARRILDKVQPGRLDMPNLEKFPAYYRGTTGPTKTAFRKFEEFGFEVEQWKSSFGHTYYSVIPPLHALENAKSNFLRRHPIPRLASFSVIVLRKPARPGQT
- a CDS encoding glycosyltransferase, translating into MTAFADHRLVFVAPAEGQTAVGDYAEDLVTALRPHFGEIAEHRTLGPGGDSLADLRRHRAQVRRLIAEGPPGRTLVHAELSTGVLPTFWSVAGIDGVPVTATVHDPPQGLWFLARTRFIAKSRLLTHGIHYPLRPVSRAIEGVVHGERTLVALTETGRQSIERTYPRTRTAFIPHLVRDRPAITPAQDRPKAVGFFGFVYRGKGFEEIARIRAELPDDILIRVAGRGTESLPRADGIEILGGVDGPAEDAFFASVRAIALPYGKRHFYAETYPASGVVAHSMAYSTPVVCTGYGSLAELGTADGVVTVPPVEGEVAAGLAREITALLNDRDRLTELGRNADAARHARSAARTAEAFVQLWSRTLAGQPEDA
- a CDS encoding acyl-CoA carboxylase subunit beta, whose protein sequence is MTSVTEPAAEHVVDIHTTAGKLADLRKRAEEAQHPVGEAAVEKVHAKGKLTARERVLALLDEGSFVELDALAKHRSTNFGLEHNRPVGDGVVTGYGTIDGRDVCIFSQDATVFGGSLGEVYGEKIVKVQELAIKTGRPLIGINDGAGARIQEGVVSLGLYSRIFRNNILASGVIPQISLIMGAAAGGHVYSPALTDFIIMVDQTSQMFITGPDVIKTVTGENVTMEELGGAHTHMAKSGTAHYVASGEQDAFDYVRDLLSYLPSNNYADPPRFAAPPHPGAIEDNLTEEDLELDTLIPDSPNQPYDMHEVISRILDDDEFLEVQAGYAGNIIVGYGRVDGRTVGIVANQPTQFAGCLDINASEKAARFIRTCDCFNIPIVLLVDVPGFLPGTDQEYNGIIRRGAKLLYAYGEATVAKVTVITRKSYGGAYCVMGSKDMGADVVVAWPTAQIAVMGASGAVGFVYRQQLKDAAAKGEDVDALRLELQQDYEDTLVNPYVAAERGYVDAVIPPSHTRGYVATALRLLERKISSVPPKKHGNIPL
- a CDS encoding glycosyltransferase; protein product: MAEVRRRFDGVDGPKVAIAHDYLTQRGGAEKVVLSMSRAFPDAPIYTLLYDPEHTYPEFADRDVRVSGVNRIPLFRRNHRLSLPVLPVAASSMFVDADVVVTSSSGWAHGFRTNGRKLVHCHTPAHWLYAADYYFKPDGDRLKRAVLKTGAPYLRSWDRRAARTVDRYLAVSTTIRDRIRDAYGISADVLPSPVAIKETSTLEAVPEVEHWAGADGDSFYLCVSRLLPYKNVEAVIRAFAGSQRRLVVVGHGPEAAHLERIKTPNVAMLSALTDAQMAWLYRSCNALIAASYEDFGLTPIEAAVCGRPSVVLRWGGFLDTVVEGRTGVYFDRPEPDAIAGALDRFEAADFDPDTLRAHADRFTEARYAESLYAAVDELAAERDGAGRDADR
- a CDS encoding AMP-binding protein, producing the protein MSVPPAVRDSIAALLLDRVGDHRLGLRTRERDWTWDEVVAESAARGALARALRREEPFHVGVLLANVPDFVFWLGGAALAGATVVGINPTRGERELAAEIRHADCRLIVTDRAGAGRLHGLDLGLGPDRILVVDTPEYAALVEAHRVAPAAAPGVDADSLLLLLFTSGTTGASKAVKCSQGRLARIAYTAVQKFGHHRDDVDYCCMPLFHGNAIMALWAPALAVGATVCLTPAFSASGFLPDVRYFGATFFTYVGKALGYLMATPERADDADNPLQRGFGTEASPDDQAEFRRRFGAELFEGYGSSEGGGAVVLAPDAPAGALGRPAHDGVVIVDPQTLMECAPAVLDEHGRVRNPDDAVGEIVDKFGTRTFEGYYRNDDADAERIRNGWYWTGDLGYRDAAGFLYFAGRRGDWIRVDGENISALTIEHVLRRHPLVVAAGVYAVPDPRSGDQVMAAIEVADPDGFDVAAFAEFLCRQRDLGSKGLPRLLRVSAQLPVTGSNKVLKRELRQQRWRTDEAVYRWVGRAGAGPRYRLMDEADKRSLDAEFAAHGRQRHV
- a CDS encoding Maf family protein produces the protein MTRLVLGSASAGRLSVLRQAGVEPLVVVSDVDEDAVVASLAGAVPAEVVLALSAAKADRVAGSLPAGIGADCVVIGCDSMLEVDGRLCGKPGSVDAARAQWHAMAGRPGVLHTGHTVLRLRDGAVVARVGETAHTTVHFGTPEPADLEAYLASGEPLWVAGGFTLDGLGGWFVDGIEGDPSNVIGLSLPLLRRLLPAVGVTLSAVWRANPIG
- a CDS encoding acyl-CoA carboxylase subunit epsilon, producing MSGAEESTTVSENETAAHEPHIQVVKGNPTAEELAALIGVLSAAGGGPVDTTPPARDLWGHPVDKLRYQVHSWQRVTLLERTHMRH
- a CDS encoding acyltransferase, coding for MTREPASADPADVARKQAAAPGLRTPPAPVWVLNDEGRVIDYKMQGMTRGRKIRNRLGELIFNSFITFIPSHTIRQGFLRLMGAKIGKNSSILRGTTVLDIEFLTIGDGVAIGFRCLLDSRAGLYIGNNVTVASDVHFIGGGHDINHPDFLPVPIPTVVCDYVWIASRAMVLPSLIGRGAVVAAHALVNKDVGELEIVGGVPAKVIGKRDADALKYENKHRPLFY